In a single window of the Ancylobacter polymorphus genome:
- a CDS encoding Tex family protein, producing the protein MTDSLATATARQIAQTIAQEIGARPQQAEAAIALLDEGATVPFIARYRKEVTGGLDDTQLRRLDERLVYLRELESRRAAILDSIRQQEKLTPELEAALAAATTKAELEDIYLPFKPKRRNRAEIARERGLGPLADAILADRALVPAELAAGYVTPEVADVKAALEGARDILSEQFAQNAELIGRLRSYLHANAFLRARLVEGKQEEGAKFSDYFDHVERWSGVPSHRALAMLRGRNEDVLALEIEVDAEDPRPIKPVVRMIADAYAIGEKLPGDVWLMEIAGWTWRVKLSLHLSLDLMTELRARAEKEAIDVFARNLKDLLLAAPAGSRTTMGLDPGIRTGVKVAVVDGTGKLLATSTVYPFQPKNDVRGTQAELARLIRAHNVDLIAIGNGTGSRETEKLVAELLAALPPSASGSKPLKVVVSEAGASVYSASELAAAEFPGLDVSLRGAVSIARRLQDPLAELVKIDPKSIGVGQYQHDVDQYHLARALDAVVEDAVNAVGVDLNTASASLLARVSGLGSSLAEAIVAHRDANGPFASRKQLKDVPRLGPRTFEQCAGFLRIRDGAEPLDASAVHPEAYGVARKIVAACGRDLRSLMGDSAALSGLNPAAFVDERFGLPTVRDIIAELDKPGRDPRPAFKTATFTDGIDDMKDLKPGMELEGTVTNVAAFGAFVDIGVHQDGLVHVSQLADRFVKDAHEVVKVGDVVKVRVLEIDLKRKRISLSMRRDAGAGGAKAQGERGQGERGPRDSSPPPRGPRPPAREPQKAPQGALGAALMDALKRR; encoded by the coding sequence ATGACCGACAGCCTCGCCACCGCCACCGCCCGGCAGATCGCGCAGACGATCGCACAGGAGATCGGCGCCCGCCCGCAACAGGCGGAAGCCGCCATCGCCCTGCTCGACGAGGGCGCGACCGTTCCCTTCATCGCGCGCTACCGCAAGGAAGTGACGGGCGGGCTGGACGACACGCAGCTGCGCCGGCTGGATGAGCGGCTGGTCTATCTGCGCGAGCTGGAATCCCGCCGCGCGGCGATCCTCGATTCCATCCGCCAGCAGGAAAAGCTGACCCCGGAGCTGGAAGCCGCGCTCGCCGCCGCCACCACCAAGGCGGAGCTGGAAGACATCTATCTCCCCTTCAAGCCCAAGCGCCGCAACCGGGCGGAAATCGCCCGCGAGCGTGGCCTCGGCCCGCTGGCCGACGCCATCCTCGCCGACCGCGCCCTCGTGCCGGCAGAGCTGGCGGCCGGCTATGTCACGCCGGAGGTGGCGGATGTGAAAGCGGCGCTGGAAGGCGCGCGCGACATCCTTTCCGAACAGTTCGCCCAGAATGCCGAGCTGATCGGCCGGCTGCGGTCCTATCTCCACGCCAATGCCTTCCTGCGCGCCCGGCTGGTGGAGGGCAAGCAGGAGGAAGGCGCCAAATTCTCCGACTATTTCGACCATGTGGAGCGCTGGTCCGGCGTGCCGAGCCACCGCGCGCTCGCCATGCTGCGCGGGCGCAACGAGGACGTGCTGGCGCTGGAAATAGAGGTCGACGCCGAAGACCCGCGCCCGATCAAGCCGGTGGTGCGGATGATCGCGGACGCCTATGCCATCGGCGAGAAGCTGCCCGGCGATGTCTGGCTGATGGAGATCGCTGGCTGGACCTGGCGGGTCAAGCTCTCGCTGCATCTCTCGCTCGATCTGATGACCGAGCTGCGGGCGCGGGCGGAGAAGGAAGCCATCGACGTTTTCGCCCGCAACCTGAAGGACCTGCTGCTCGCCGCCCCGGCCGGCTCGCGCACCACGATGGGGCTCGACCCCGGCATCCGCACCGGCGTCAAGGTCGCGGTGGTGGACGGCACCGGCAAGCTGCTCGCCACCTCCACCGTCTACCCCTTCCAGCCGAAGAACGATGTGCGCGGCACGCAGGCCGAACTCGCCCGGCTCATCCGCGCCCACAATGTCGATCTCATCGCCATCGGCAACGGCACCGGCAGCCGCGAGACGGAGAAGCTGGTCGCGGAACTCCTCGCCGCCCTTCCCCCTTCCGCCTCGGGCTCGAAGCCGCTGAAAGTGGTGGTGTCGGAAGCCGGCGCCTCGGTCTATTCCGCCTCGGAACTGGCGGCGGCGGAATTCCCCGGCCTCGACGTGTCGCTGCGCGGCGCCGTTTCCATCGCCCGCCGGCTGCAGGACCCGCTGGCCGAACTCGTCAAGATCGACCCGAAGTCGATCGGTGTCGGCCAGTACCAGCACGATGTCGACCAGTACCACCTCGCCCGCGCGCTGGACGCGGTGGTGGAAGATGCGGTGAACGCGGTCGGCGTCGATCTCAACACCGCTTCGGCCTCGCTGCTGGCGCGCGTCTCGGGGCTGGGCTCCTCCTTGGCCGAAGCCATCGTCGCCCATCGCGATGCCAATGGCCCCTTCGCCAGCCGCAAGCAGCTGAAAGACGTGCCGCGCCTCGGGCCGCGCACCTTCGAGCAATGCGCGGGATTTTTGCGCATCCGCGACGGCGCTGAGCCGCTCGACGCGTCCGCCGTCCACCCGGAAGCCTATGGCGTCGCCCGCAAGATCGTCGCCGCCTGCGGCCGCGACCTGCGCAGCCTGATGGGCGACAGCGCCGCGCTCTCCGGCCTCAACCCCGCCGCCTTCGTCGATGAGCGCTTTGGCCTGCCCACCGTGCGCGACATCATCGCCGAATTGGACAAGCCCGGCCGCGACCCGCGCCCCGCCTTCAAGACCGCCACCTTCACTGACGGCATCGATGACATGAAGGACCTCAAGCCCGGCATGGAGCTGGAAGGCACGGTCACCAATGTCGCCGCCTTCGGCGCCTTCGTGGATATCGGCGTGCATCAGGACGGGCTGGTCCACGTCTCCCAGCTCGCCGACCGCTTCGTCAAGGACGCCCATGAGGTGGTGAAGGTCGGCGATGTGGTGAAGGTGCGGGTGCTGGAGATCGACCTCAAGCGCAAGCGCATCTCGCTCTCCATGCGCCGCGATGCCGGCGCAGGCGGGGCGAAGGCGCAGGGCGAGCGGGGTCAGGGCGAGCGCGGCCCGCGCGATTCCTCCCCGCCCCCGCGTGGTCCCCGCCCGCCCGCGCGCGAGCCGCAAAAGGCGCCGCAGGGCGCGCTCGGCGCCGCGCTGATGGACGCGCTGAAGCGGCGGTAG
- a CDS encoding SLC13 family permease: MAVPPPGFLLPMAPGPAPPAFRGAPLMALTLLIFLLVYVAMGFGKLPGFMVDRTGAALVGALAVMVVGGISPKAAWESIDYASVGMLFGLMVVSAAFVVSGFYGWTAARVALLPVSAPVLLAVLVGVGGGLSALLTNDVVVVAMTPLLVSLTLARGLNPVPFLLAFCFAANTGSAGTLIGSPQNMIAAQQLGLSFTGFLAVAGLPALASLPLVWGIVALIYRGRWTLPEASATRAAPVVAPPVTLDRLETAKAGVVTVLVVVAFIFSDWPRELIALGAAGVLLINRQIASRDLLAQVDGDLLVLIMSLFVVNAAMAATGLPQHLLAGLRATGLNLDDPLALYLVGGALSNIVGNNPAVMLLVPFLTPGGDAEALGAALALGTGFSSNLIVFGSLAGIIVVEQAAACGVKISFGEFARAGVPVTLACMAMAAGWIALIAA; encoded by the coding sequence GTGGCGGTTCCTCCGCCCGGCTTCCTGCTGCCGATGGCGCCGGGCCCCGCGCCGCCCGCCTTTCGTGGAGCGCCGCTGATGGCCCTCACTCTCCTCATCTTCCTGCTCGTCTATGTCGCCATGGGTTTCGGCAAGCTGCCGGGCTTCATGGTGGACCGCACCGGCGCCGCGCTGGTCGGGGCGCTGGCGGTGATGGTGGTGGGCGGCATCAGCCCGAAGGCGGCGTGGGAATCGATCGACTATGCCAGCGTCGGCATGTTGTTCGGGCTGATGGTGGTGTCCGCCGCCTTCGTCGTCTCGGGCTTCTATGGCTGGACCGCCGCGCGCGTGGCGCTGCTGCCGGTGAGCGCGCCGGTGCTGCTCGCGGTGCTGGTCGGCGTCGGAGGCGGGCTCTCGGCGCTGCTGACCAATGATGTGGTGGTGGTGGCGATGACGCCGCTCTTGGTCTCGCTCACCCTGGCGCGGGGGCTGAACCCGGTGCCGTTCCTGCTCGCCTTCTGCTTCGCCGCCAATACCGGCTCGGCCGGCACGCTGATCGGCTCGCCGCAGAACATGATCGCCGCCCAGCAGCTCGGCCTGTCCTTCACCGGTTTTCTCGCCGTGGCGGGCCTGCCGGCGCTGGCCTCGCTGCCGCTGGTATGGGGGATCGTGGCGCTGATCTATCGCGGCCGCTGGACGCTGCCGGAGGCGAGCGCGACGCGGGCCGCTCCGGTGGTGGCGCCGCCGGTGACGCTCGACCGGCTGGAGACGGCGAAGGCGGGGGTGGTGACGGTGCTCGTGGTGGTGGCCTTCATCTTCAGCGATTGGCCGCGCGAGCTGATCGCGCTCGGCGCCGCCGGGGTGCTGCTGATCAACCGGCAAATCGCCTCGCGCGATCTGCTGGCGCAGGTCGATGGCGACCTGCTGGTGCTGATCATGAGCCTGTTCGTGGTCAATGCGGCGATGGCGGCCACCGGCCTGCCGCAGCACCTTCTCGCCGGGCTGCGCGCCACCGGGCTCAATCTTGACGACCCGCTCGCGCTCTATCTCGTCGGCGGGGCGCTGAGCAATATCGTCGGCAACAACCCCGCCGTGATGCTGCTCGTGCCCTTCCTCACGCCCGGCGGGGATGCCGAGGCGCTGGGCGCGGCGCTGGCGCTCGGCACCGGCTTTTCCAGCAACCTCATCGTCTTCGGCAGCCTGGCCGGCATCATCGTGGTGGAACAGGCGGCGGCGTGCGGGGTGAAGATTTCCTTCGGCGAATTCGCCCGCGCCGGCGTGCCGGTCACCCTCGCCTGCATGGCGATGGCGGCCGGCTGGATCGCGCTGATCGCCGCCTGA
- a CDS encoding nucleotidyltransferase family protein, protein MPRRNASLDGLRLLCALVSPFSSRAALRTAAAADAPWTAVLAQADRHRLIPALSVALARHGLGDRVDAELADILAAVADWNTERNEGLRRQMRAVSAALNAAGIAPVWLKGALTLLPPAGPAAGRQMSDLDLWLPEAAAQRTAGAVLRGLGYDAEGHEWKEGAHYPPYFHPDEMARIELHRTVLDPDQSALLPPEEAAQAVEWLDWDGLRIGRLDPLGRLLNAFAQCTRPQDHLLRVSTVPLMKALEFVVRIHDDFGGTLPPAFVERAVAAGWERPAQRLLTVTERYFGLPSPLPADPAQLEMLERFTRHPRWHYTRRALRTAVGAEGWGLWREPWRIPGIVAGYLARMAPLGR, encoded by the coding sequence ATGCCGCGCCGGAACGCCTCGCTCGACGGACTGCGCCTGCTCTGCGCGCTGGTGTCGCCCTTTTCCAGCCGCGCGGCGCTGCGGACCGCCGCCGCGGCCGACGCGCCCTGGACGGCGGTGCTCGCCCAGGCCGACCGGCACCGGCTGATCCCGGCCCTGTCCGTCGCGCTCGCCCGTCATGGACTGGGCGATCGCGTCGACGCCGAACTCGCGGATATTCTGGCGGCGGTGGCGGACTGGAACACCGAGCGCAATGAGGGCCTGCGCCGGCAGATGCGGGCCGTGAGCGCCGCCCTCAACGCCGCCGGCATCGCACCGGTCTGGCTCAAGGGGGCGCTCACCCTGCTGCCGCCCGCGGGGCCCGCCGCCGGCCGGCAGATGTCGGACCTCGACCTCTGGCTGCCGGAGGCGGCGGCGCAGCGGACCGCAGGCGCGGTGCTGCGGGGGCTCGGCTATGACGCGGAGGGGCATGAGTGGAAGGAGGGGGCGCATTACCCGCCCTATTTCCACCCCGACGAAATGGCGCGGATCGAGCTGCACCGCACCGTTCTCGACCCCGACCAGAGCGCCCTGCTGCCGCCCGAAGAGGCGGCGCAGGCGGTGGAATGGCTGGACTGGGACGGGCTGCGGATCGGCCGGCTCGATCCGCTGGGGCGGCTGCTGAACGCTTTCGCCCAATGCACCCGGCCGCAGGACCACCTCCTGCGCGTCAGCACCGTGCCGCTGATGAAGGCGCTGGAGTTCGTCGTCCGCATCCATGACGATTTCGGCGGGACGTTACCCCCCGCCTTTGTCGAGCGTGCGGTCGCGGCGGGCTGGGAACGGCCGGCCCAGCGCCTGCTGACCGTGACCGAGCGGTATTTCGGCCTCCCCAGCCCGCTGCCCGCCGACCCCGCTCAGCTGGAGATGCTGGAGCGCTTCACCCGCCATCCCCGCTGGCACTATACGCGCCGGGCATTGCGCACGGCGGTCGGGGCAGAGGGGTGGGGGCTGTGGCGGGAGCCCTGGCGCATTCCCGGCATCGTCGCGGGCTATCTCGCGCGCATGGCGCCCTTGGGCCGCTGA
- a CDS encoding GntR family transcriptional regulator yields the protein MLDIEPIRRRRIYEDVAERLQQLMLDGTLGEGDALPSERELMEQFKVGRPAIREALLSLQKAGLVSIANGERARVARPDPKHFIHELSASVRAYLAQPAGMAHFQNARLHLELALTRHAAREAGPADIARIGDALARNRRDLGDRAAFEASDIAFHYQIVLVAQNPLFNGLHQAVVQWLSQQRKVTLQVAEAKELALAYHERIYDGIAAHDADAAEAAMRAHLEAVETFYWERAPGGLSAAG from the coding sequence GTGCTGGACATCGAACCGATCCGCCGCCGCCGCATCTATGAGGATGTGGCCGAGCGCCTGCAGCAGCTGATGCTCGACGGCACGCTGGGGGAGGGCGATGCGCTGCCCTCCGAGCGTGAGCTGATGGAGCAGTTCAAGGTCGGCCGCCCGGCAATCCGTGAGGCGCTGCTGTCGCTGCAGAAGGCCGGGCTGGTGTCGATTGCCAATGGCGAGCGGGCACGGGTGGCGCGGCCGGACCCCAAGCATTTCATCCACGAGCTGTCGGCCTCGGTGCGGGCCTATCTGGCCCAGCCGGCCGGCATGGCGCATTTCCAGAATGCGCGGCTGCATCTCGAACTCGCCCTGACCCGGCATGCCGCGCGCGAGGCGGGGCCGGCGGACATCGCCCGCATCGGCGATGCGCTGGCCCGCAACCGGCGCGACCTCGGCGACCGGGCGGCGTTCGAGGCCTCCGACATCGCCTTCCATTATCAGATCGTGCTGGTGGCGCAGAACCCGCTGTTCAACGGGCTGCACCAGGCGGTGGTGCAGTGGCTGTCGCAGCAGCGCAAGGTGACGCTGCAGGTGGCGGAGGCGAAGGAACTCGCCCTTGCCTACCATGAGCGCATCTATGACGGGATCGCCGCCCATGACGCGGACGCGGCGGAAGCGGCGATGCGCGCGCATCTCGAAGCGGTGGAGACGTTCTATTGGGAGCGCGCGCCCGGCGGGCTGAGCGCCGCCGGCTGA
- a CDS encoding efflux RND transporter periplasmic adaptor subunit, whose product MKMGSALRVGVTLLATAAAVFVGWRLWLYYTVAPWTRDARVLAQVVAIAPDVSGLVDSVNVRDNQFVRKGEILFVIDQQRFTAALRQAQADVELKQQALRYAGDTARRDANLERADADAISAQTVELTAATAAEAQAELDAAEAALTMAQINLERSRVRAPTDGYITNFNVDAGDYARVGEAILALVDSHSFYVYAYFMETKLPSIRDGDPARVELMAGGVVIDGEVEGLSRAIANPGQGLLAQVDPNFDWIRLAQRIPVRIKLGPVPPEVRLVAGLTATVVVQPRKR is encoded by the coding sequence ATGAAGATGGGCTCCGCCCTGCGCGTGGGCGTCACCCTGCTGGCGACCGCGGCGGCGGTTTTCGTCGGCTGGCGGCTGTGGCTCTACTACACGGTCGCGCCCTGGACCCGCGACGCGCGGGTGCTGGCGCAGGTGGTGGCGATCGCGCCCGATGTCTCCGGCCTCGTCGATTCCGTCAATGTCCGCGACAACCAGTTCGTCCGGAAGGGCGAGATCCTGTTCGTCATCGACCAGCAGCGCTTCACCGCCGCGCTGCGGCAGGCGCAGGCGGATGTGGAACTGAAGCAGCAGGCGCTGCGCTATGCCGGCGATACCGCCCGGCGCGACGCTAATCTGGAGCGCGCCGATGCCGACGCCATCTCGGCGCAGACGGTCGAACTCACCGCCGCCACCGCCGCCGAGGCGCAGGCCGAGCTCGACGCCGCTGAGGCGGCGCTGACCATGGCGCAGATCAATCTGGAGCGCTCGCGCGTGCGCGCCCCGACCGATGGCTACATCACCAATTTCAACGTCGATGCCGGCGATTATGCCCGGGTCGGCGAGGCCATACTGGCGCTGGTCGACAGCCATTCCTTCTATGTCTACGCCTATTTCATGGAAACCAAGCTGCCCTCCATCCGCGACGGCGACCCCGCGCGGGTGGAGCTGATGGCCGGCGGCGTGGTGATCGACGGCGAGGTGGAGGGGCTGAGCCGCGCCATCGCCAATCCCGGCCAGGGGCTGCTGGCGCAGGTGGACCCGAATTTCGACTGGATCCGCCTCGCCCAGCGCATTCCGGTGCGGATCAAGCTCGGCCCGGTACCGCCGGAGGTGCGGCTGGTGGCGGGCCTGACCGCCACCGTCGTCGTCCAGCCGAGGAAGCGCTGA
- a CDS encoding DUF1656 domain-containing protein produces MHTAWPFFTPEAFGIYFPPVLIWAAVALAPYLLLRWGLARAGFYRFVWHRPLFDAALYIILFGMFILLLPSLLEVLR; encoded by the coding sequence ATGCACACCGCCTGGCCCTTCTTCACCCCCGAGGCGTTCGGCATCTATTTCCCGCCGGTGCTGATCTGGGCGGCCGTCGCGCTGGCGCCGTACCTGCTGCTGCGCTGGGGTCTGGCGCGGGCGGGGTTCTACCGCTTCGTCTGGCACCGGCCGCTGTTCGACGCGGCGCTCTACATCATCCTGTTCGGCATGTTCATTCTGCTGCTGCCGTCGTTGCTGGAGGTTCTGCGATGA
- a CDS encoding FUSC family protein, translating to MTPAGTAFPDVWTWLRAAVPVDLGWRNIVFSLRTAAAAVMALGAAYWLQLDDPQWAALTVYLLAQPTAGAAVAKGAFRVAGTLLGAAAGLLILALWSQAPLPLVGSLALWLGFCFTQAGLSRNFTSYSFLLAGYTALLVGLEGASAPAQAWHLAVDRTAEIILGIVFVTAMSVLVFPVYAGDVLRGQLAVLFGRLCHYGAVALQPVTPITAFAPLRREMVEAVVKFDALRSYTLFEAPEMRANDAGLRRMTREFLRVLAVARGLYLRLDEFAVEGAGPVADRLRPAMADVAALLERLAADPAAFADTKRVRAQLLAARVALNAAGAELEAMAGQVPFLPLANGVLILRRAGDLLHGLSMVMVSQAASLRPTGPLALRGLATLAAPKAARPPPVMAPAQRREARLAGLRAGLLLLAMCGFWAATEWTSGFSAAAGLAVLLFFAVNQDRPGALGLSFLICAGLGMVAAYGAMVFVLPRIEGFDALALFLMVALFPAGLMAGTPALALAGTAFGAYFVAELGTGNVFRPDEAGFLNAALSTLFGMGMALVLLKLFPVTSRASRRQLWNTTLGTRLPEAARGERHERAILREIVGALADLLPRLALARPGEDEYLRGTLGAASTALELGRLRRLLGAPELAEETRARVALFLDRFAAQLAGFPEAGSALPAHVAAAEALARETLAGLAGLALPAGSKAAGLNLRAGASLRFIVDRFEIDRAYLLHAFGEG from the coding sequence ATGACCCCTGCCGGCACCGCCTTTCCGGATGTGTGGACATGGCTGCGCGCCGCCGTGCCGGTGGATCTCGGCTGGCGCAACATCGTGTTTTCGCTGCGCACCGCCGCCGCGGCGGTGATGGCGCTGGGCGCCGCCTATTGGCTTCAGCTCGACGACCCGCAATGGGCGGCGCTCACCGTCTATCTCCTCGCCCAGCCCACCGCCGGCGCCGCCGTGGCCAAGGGCGCCTTCCGCGTCGCCGGCACGCTGCTGGGCGCGGCGGCGGGGCTGCTGATTCTCGCGCTGTGGTCGCAGGCACCGCTGCCGCTGGTCGGTTCGCTCGCGCTGTGGCTCGGCTTCTGCTTCACCCAGGCGGGGCTCTCGCGCAACTTCACCTCCTACAGCTTCCTGCTCGCCGGCTACACCGCGCTGCTGGTGGGGCTGGAAGGGGCCTCCGCGCCGGCGCAAGCCTGGCACCTCGCCGTCGACCGCACGGCGGAAATCATCCTCGGCATTGTCTTCGTCACGGCGATGAGCGTGCTGGTGTTTCCGGTCTATGCCGGCGACGTGCTGCGCGGCCAGCTGGCGGTGCTGTTCGGCCGGCTGTGCCATTATGGTGCGGTGGCGCTGCAGCCGGTCACGCCCATAACCGCCTTCGCGCCGCTGCGCCGCGAGATGGTGGAAGCGGTGGTGAAGTTCGACGCGCTGCGCTCCTACACCCTGTTCGAGGCGCCGGAAATGCGCGCCAACGATGCCGGCCTGCGGCGGATGACGCGCGAATTCCTGCGCGTGCTGGCGGTGGCGCGCGGGCTGTATCTGCGGCTCGACGAATTCGCGGTGGAAGGGGCGGGGCCGGTGGCCGACCGGCTGCGCCCGGCCATGGCGGATGTGGCGGCGCTGCTGGAGCGGCTGGCGGCCGACCCTGCCGCTTTCGCCGACACAAAGCGCGTGCGCGCGCAGCTGCTGGCCGCGCGTGTCGCGCTCAATGCCGCCGGCGCCGAGCTGGAGGCGATGGCCGGACAGGTGCCGTTCCTGCCGCTGGCCAATGGCGTGCTGATCCTGCGACGCGCCGGCGACCTGCTGCACGGGCTTTCCATGGTGATGGTGAGCCAGGCGGCGAGCCTGCGCCCCACCGGCCCCCTGGCCCTGCGCGGCCTCGCGACGCTGGCGGCGCCCAAGGCCGCGCGCCCGCCGCCGGTGATGGCGCCGGCGCAGCGCCGGGAGGCGCGGCTCGCCGGGCTGCGCGCGGGGCTGCTCTTGCTGGCGATGTGCGGCTTCTGGGCGGCGACGGAATGGACCAGCGGCTTCAGCGCCGCCGCCGGCCTCGCCGTGCTGCTGTTCTTCGCCGTCAACCAGGACCGGCCGGGGGCGCTCGGCCTGTCCTTCCTGATCTGTGCCGGGCTCGGCATGGTGGCGGCCTATGGCGCCATGGTGTTCGTGTTGCCGCGCATCGAGGGGTTCGACGCGCTGGCGCTGTTCCTCATGGTGGCGCTGTTCCCGGCCGGGCTGATGGCGGGAACGCCGGCGCTCGCCTTGGCGGGCACGGCCTTCGGCGCCTATTTCGTCGCCGAGCTCGGCACCGGCAATGTGTTCCGCCCGGACGAGGCGGGCTTCCTCAACGCCGCCCTCTCCACCCTGTTCGGCATGGGGATGGCGCTGGTGCTGCTGAAGCTGTTTCCCGTCACCTCGCGCGCCTCGCGCCGGCAGCTGTGGAACACGACGCTCGGCACCCGCCTGCCGGAGGCGGCGCGCGGCGAGCGGCACGAGCGGGCGATCCTGCGCGAGATCGTCGGCGCACTGGCCGATCTGCTGCCGCGCCTCGCCCTCGCCCGGCCGGGGGAGGACGAGTATCTGCGCGGCACGCTGGGCGCGGCCTCGACCGCGCTGGAGCTCGGCCGCCTGCGTCGGCTGCTGGGCGCGCCGGAACTGGCGGAGGAAACGCGCGCGCGGGTCGCGCTCTTCCTCGACCGCTTCGCCGCGCAACTGGCGGGCTTTCCCGAGGCGGGGAGCGCGCTGCCGGCGCATGTGGCGGCGGCGGAGGCGCTGGCGCGTGAGACGCTGGCGGGGCTGGCCGGGCTCGCTCTGCCGGCCGGCTCGAAGGCGGCGGGGCTGAACCTGCGCGCCGGGGCGTCGCTGCGCTTCATCGTCGACCGTTTCGAGATCGACCGCGCCTATCTGCTGCATGCTTTCGGGGAGGGCTGA
- a CDS encoding dihydroxyacetone kinase subunit DhaK, with amino-acid sequence MTRRPGTAQTLVADSLAGFVAAHEDLVAFGRDAKFVRRRRLTPGKVAVISGGGAGHEPLHCGFIGAGMLDAACTGHVFTSPTPDQILAAMDETDGGAGCLLVVKNYDGDVMNFEMAAEMAAGRHHVETVIVEDDAATGPSVRSRGRRGVAGTVVVEKILGAAAERGDDLATLKALGDGLSGRLRSMGVALRGVSLPDTARDTFALGPDEMEIGVGIHGEPGLYRTRRAGAEEIVRLLCEPVLAQLPPLAEAHPLLIVNGFGGTPPIELNRAHALARAVLGERGLVPVRALVGTFVTSLDMAGLSLTLALLTPAEFALWCAPVRTAALVW; translated from the coding sequence ATGACGCGGCGTCCCGGCACGGCACAGACGCTGGTGGCGGACAGCCTCGCCGGCTTCGTCGCCGCGCATGAGGACCTCGTCGCCTTCGGCCGTGACGCCAAGTTCGTGCGCCGCCGTCGGCTCACGCCCGGCAAGGTGGCGGTGATATCCGGCGGCGGGGCCGGGCATGAGCCGCTGCATTGTGGCTTCATCGGCGCCGGCATGCTGGATGCCGCCTGCACCGGCCATGTCTTCACCTCGCCGACGCCCGACCAGATTCTCGCCGCCATGGACGAGACCGATGGCGGCGCCGGCTGCCTGCTGGTGGTGAAGAACTATGATGGCGACGTGATGAATTTCGAGATGGCGGCGGAGATGGCCGCCGGGCGCCATCATGTGGAGACGGTGATCGTCGAGGACGACGCCGCCACCGGGCCTTCCGTGCGCAGCCGGGGCCGGCGCGGCGTGGCCGGCACGGTGGTGGTGGAGAAGATTCTCGGCGCGGCGGCCGAGCGTGGGGACGATCTTGCCACCCTCAAGGCGCTTGGCGACGGGCTGTCGGGGCGGCTGCGCAGCATGGGCGTCGCCTTGCGCGGGGTGTCGCTGCCGGACACGGCGCGCGACACCTTCGCCCTCGGGCCGGACGAGATGGAGATCGGCGTCGGCATTCATGGCGAACCGGGGCTCTACCGCACCCGCCGCGCCGGGGCGGAAGAGATCGTGCGCCTGCTGTGCGAGCCGGTGCTGGCGCAGCTTCCCCCGCTCGCCGAGGCGCACCCGCTGCTGATCGTCAACGGCTTTGGCGGCACGCCGCCGATCGAGCTCAACCGCGCCCATGCGCTCGCCCGTGCCGTGCTGGGCGAGCGGGGCCTCGTCCCCGTGCGGGCGCTGGTCGGCACCTTCGTCACCTCGCTCGACATGGCGGGGCTCTCGCTGACGCTGGCGCTGCTTACCCCGGCCGAATTCGCGCTGTGGTGTGCGCCGGTGCGCACGGCCGCGCTGGTGTGGTGA